A single window of Salminus brasiliensis chromosome 18, fSalBra1.hap2, whole genome shotgun sequence DNA harbors:
- the fgfr4 gene encoding fibroblast growth factor receptor 4: MQDTDYLSKMLSICKIIVMLCLAELAFSRSVPPEEVRSKDSRASRPTLQPGFPANTTVMVGGLAKLVCKVHRPAMTRLQWFKKENDGLGPDGSPLLKALTPLQESISKVNILPLVNVSLEDAGEYICVAENSAGRATRSAWVEVLPETLPSLSLDPLTMPETPTELSEELNEETSEHLLLEPGDVLKLCCDTNRPGAVHWFKGDSRLQHSARIQIRAGVMEITDVTYEDSGVYVCMLRGTREALRNFTITVADAPGSGDDDEDNGLEDSAAETENDQVYLSRGPYWTFVQRMEKKLYAVPAGNTVRFRCPAMGSPLPTIRWLKNGREFRGEHRIGGIKLRHQHWSLVMESVVPSDRGNYTCVVENKYGSITHSYLLDVLERSPHRPILQAGLPTNITAVVGGDAQFLCKVYSDAQPHIQWLKHIEMNGSRYGPDGIPYVKVVKTGSLNMSEVEVLYLTNITMEDAGEYTCLAGNSIGFSHQSAWLTVLSEEDVAKGMDLMETKYTDIIIYASGFLALVMAIVIVVLCRMQVHPTREPFDALPVQKLSKFPLRRQYSVESNSSGKSSASLMRVARLSSSCSPMLAGVLEIELPYDPDWEFPRENLTLGKPLGEGCFGQVVRAEAYGINKDNPDQATTVAVKMLKDDATDKDLADLISEMELMKGMDKHKNIINLLGVCTQDGPLYVLVEYASKGSLREYLRARRPPGMDYTFDVTKVPEEQLTFKDLLSCAYQVARGMEYLASKRCIHRDLAARNVLVTEDNVMKIADFGLARGVHQIDYYKKTTNGRLPVKWMAPEALFDRVYTHQSDVWSFGVLMWEIFTLGGSPYPGIPVEELFKLLKEGHRMDKPSNCTHELYMKMRECWHAVPTQRPTFKQLVEELDRVLLSISDEYLDLSTPFEQYSPSCEDTSSSCSSDNDSVFTHDALSTDPCLLGYHDVRSRIDLKTTLR, translated from the exons atgcAAGACACAGATTACCTCAGCAAAATGTTGAGCATCTGTAAGATCATCGTAATGCTGTGCCTGGCAGAGCTGGCGTTCTCAAGAAGCGTGCCGCCAGAAGAGGTCCGCTCCAAAG ATTCTAGAGCATCTCGTCCCACTCTCCAGCCAGGCTTCCCAGCAAACACCACGGTAATGGTTGGAGGACTGGCCAAGCTGGTGTGCAAAGTCCACCGGCCAGCCATGACACGTCTTCAGTGGTTTAAGAAGGAGAATGATGGCCTGGGGCCTGATGGATCACCACTTCTTAAGGCTCTCACT CCTCTTCAAGAGAGCATCTCCAAAGTCAACATTCTTCCTTTAGTGAATGTCTCCTTGGAAGATGCAGGAGAGTATATATGCGTGGCAGAAAACTCAGCTGGACGGGCTACTCGTTCAGCTTGGGTGGAAGTCTTACCAG AAACTCTTCCTTCTTTATCTCTGGATCCACTGACTATGCCAGAGACACCAACAG AACTTTCAGAGGAGCTGAATGAAGAGACATCAGAACACCTCCTCCTAGAGCCTGGTGATGTGCTGAAACTGTGTTGCGATACAAATCGTCCCGGGGCTGTCCATTGGTTCAAAGGAGATTCCCGGCTGCAGCATAGTGCTCGCATCCAGATTAGAGCAGGAGTCATGGAGATCACGGACGTGACATATGAGGACTCAGGCGTGTATGTTTGTATGCTCCGAGGCACCAGAGAGGCTTTGCGCAACTTCACCATCACAGTAGCAG ATGCCCCAGGATCaggagatgatgatgaggacAATGGTCTGGAAGACTCTGCAGCAGAGACGGAAAATGACCAGGTCTACCTTTCCAGAG GTCCATACTGGACCTTTGTTCAGCGGATGGAGAAAAAGCTTTATGCTGTCCCAGCTGGAAACACTGTTAGATTTCGGTGCCCTGCTATGGGAAGCCCTCTACCCACAATCCGCTGGCTAAAGAATGGCAGAGAGTTCCGCGGAGAGCACAGGATTGGAGGGATCAAG CTGCGACATCAGCACTGGAGCCTGGTCATGGAGAGCGTGGTGCCCTCAGACCGTGGGAACTACACTTGCGTGGTGGAAAACAAATATGGGTCCATCACTCATAGCTACCTCCTGGATGTGCTGG AACGCTCTCCTCACAGGCCCATTCTCCAGGCTGGTCTACCAACCAACATCACAGCAGTAGTAGGAGGGGATGCTCAGTTCCTCTGTAAGGTCTACAGTGATGCTCAACCTCACATTCAGTGGCTGAAGCACATTGAGATGAATGGCAGCCGTTACGGGCCAGATGGCATACCCTACGTCAAAGTTGTCAAG ACAGGCAGTTTGAACATGTCTGAGGTGGAGGTTTTGTACCTGACAAATATCACAATGGAGGATGCTGGAGAATACACCTGCTTGGCTGGAAACTCTATAGGCTTTTCCCACCAGTCTGCATGGCTCACTGTCTTGTCAG AGGAAGATGTGGCCAAAGGAATGGACCTGATGGAGACCAAGTATACAGACATCATAATCTATGCCTCGGGCTTCCTTGCCTTGGTGATGGCTATTGTGATTGTGGTCTTGTGCCGAATGCAGGTCCACCCCACCCGAGAGCCCTTTGATGCCCTTCCTGTCCAGAAACTTTCCAAATTCCCTTTGCGCAGACAG TACTCCGTGGAATCCAACTCCTCTGGGAAGTCTAGTGCCTCTCTAATGAGGGTGGCTCGCCTTTCCTCCAGCTGCTCTCCAATGCTGGCTGGAGTGTTGGAGATTGAACTGCCCTATGATCCTGACTGGGAATTCCCAAGAGAGAA TTTAACTCTGGGGAAACCTCTCGGTGAGGGCTGTTTCGGTCAGGTGGTGAGAGCAGAGGCCTACGGAATAAACAAGGATAATCCAGACCAAGCAACCACTGTTGCAGTCAAAATGCTGAAAG ATGATGCAACTGACAAAGACTTGGCTGACCTTATCTCTGAGATGGAACTTATGAAGGGCATGGACAAGCACAAGAACATCATAAATCTCCTCGGCGTTTGCACTCAAGATG GTCCACTCTATGTGCTGGTGGAATACGCTTCTAAAGGAAGCTTGCGAGAGTATTTGCGGGCGCGTCGTCCTCCTGGCATGGATTACACCTTTGATGTGACCAAGGTTCCAGAAGAGCAACTTACGTTTAAGGACCTGCTCTCTTGTGCCTACCAAGTGGCACGAGGCATGGAGTACCTGGCCTCTAAAAGG TGCATTCACCGAGATCTAGCAGCAAGGAAtgttcttgtcacagaggacaACGTCATGAAAATCGCAGATTTTGGCCTGGCAAGAGGGGTGCATCAAATCGATTACTACAAGAAAACCACCAAT GGACGCCTGCCAGTGAAATGGATGGCACCAGAGGCCTTGTTTGACAGAGTCTACACACACCAGAGCGACGT TTGGTCATTTGGAGTCTTGATGTGGGAGATTTTCACATTGGGAGGTTCCCCTTACCCTGGAATCCCAGTAGAGGAGCTTTTTAAGCTGCTGAAGGAAGGTCATCGCATGGACAAACCCTCCAACTGCACACATGAACT ctacaTGAAAATGAGAGAATGCTGGCATGCAGTTCCAACACAAAGACCAACTTTTAAACAGCTGGTAGAGGAGCTTGACAGAGTGCTGCTATCCATTTCAGATGAG TACCTGGACCTGTCTACCCCCTTTGAACAGTATTCGCCATCTTGTGAGGACACTTCCAGCTCTTGCTCTTCAGACAATGATTCAGTGTTTACCCATGACGCTTTGTCCACCGACCCATGTCTGCTTGGCTATCATGACGTACGCTCACGGATAGACTTGAAGACAACGTTACGATAA